The DNA window CGAGCACACTGATATTTTCCATCATTCTTTCCTTGCGGACCGATTTTGAAAGAACAATAATTCCTCTTTGAGAAACCCAACGAAGAATTACCTGTGCCACGCTTTTCTTGTATTTCGCCGCGATTGAAAGCAACAACTCATTT is part of the Nitrospiria bacterium genome and encodes:
- a CDS encoding aldo/keto reductase — encoded protein: NELLLSIAAKYKKSVAQVILRWVSQRGIIVLSKSVRKERMMENISVLDFELSADDMASITTLDTKTSSFFDHRDPEKVKWLGERKLDV